From the genome of Virgibacillus siamensis, one region includes:
- a CDS encoding helix-turn-helix domain-containing protein yields MLKTGASYQETAEQFRLNNPSLIQRWVKTFRQGIQGLNSKPKGRPSMSKK; encoded by the coding sequence ATGTTAAAGACAGGTGCTTCTTATCAGGAAACTGCTGAACAATTTCGATTAAATAATCCTTCATTAATTCAGCGTTGGGTGAAAACATTTAGACAAGGGATACAGGGCCTGAATTCAAAGCCAAAGGGGCGACCTTCTATGTCTAAAAAATGA
- a CDS encoding helix-turn-helix domain-containing protein: protein MAKYSEAFKIKVITEYLYGNLGYKLLAKKYNMPSQTPLQDWVRVYKTQGLKGLERRKVKEVYLFNLN, encoded by the coding sequence ATGGCCAAATATAGTGAGGCATTTAAAATAAAGGTTATTACCGAGTATTTGTATGGAAATCTTGGATATAAATTATTAGCGAAGAAATATAATATGCCCTCTCAAACACCATTACAAGATTGGGTAAGGGTTTATAAAACACAGGGGTTGAAGGGATTAGAACGAAGAAAAGTGAAGGAAGTGTACTTGTTCAATTTAAATTAG